In one window of Synchiropus splendidus isolate RoL2022-P1 chromosome 15, RoL_Sspl_1.0, whole genome shotgun sequence DNA:
- the LOC128771570 gene encoding zinc finger protein ZFAT-like isoform X2, with the protein MMDGNQAGGTLFMCRLCNLFSPSQSLLLAHCSQEHPQQEPVEDIIVALQPLLGESFESPAAANPVKRKRGRPKGSTKKICTEHTEEKDAISFLGEKNPIQYPEDGVGDATPLGLECRSCHRQFSSRRQILKHICLNARELEDEENSISDDEEENCKNFDSDGHKDSFQNCKGPGDFGQRRAGKFRASRKTKKSGLASDIHSSQVNGLGSKKTVINVVLTEEETLPGVSKMIPVEDISAECVNIQAQSQTEVFQSQSDLLPAESASCGEDPKTDQEQSSTTNAVTTTSPARRGFQEYCIKQDAANSLQGRLKIFTCEFCNKIFKFRHSLTSHLRMHTQEKPFQCPHCDYASAIKANLNVHLRKHTGEKFSCQHCSFTCLSPGHLKVHIERVHMKVKQHCSFCHKKYSDVKNLLKHIMKRHSLKDPAVYQSYQKLKLKTRQGLRELLYRCPTCNRCFKNQLERDRHLLVHGSQRPFVCLLCDHTATKMATLSAHVKKHPFLYVCSVCDGKFVSSHKLKSHLTECHSELDQEQVFTECINSSFDMLQPGGDVFADDNREDTEDGVKEVTMEMGSQYSLDEGVVDDKSQDESTGDTPNPSQAEGDSVSSDWSVEKPSEEPPGNGLEENSQNLTPYQTQEDTQHVPDASTGPSSGLTNLSEGNGSTTSGSECQAAPVEKVSTEEPQHFSAFEQVLSSLQKTPLDMERYRQLRKIYGELECQYCGKLFWYKVHYNTHVRTHTKEHLHYCSSCSYSSITKSSLKRHQVQKHSGLLLTCSHHDCKYTTPDKYKLQAHLKTHQEQQGECVTCPVCQHRLPEHRLKQHIRVAHPDKVSGKGLMVKRAEKCPYCDSYFLKNSSEFQQHIWAHQGLKPFACSQCDYTGRSRSNLKTHMNRHNKERCHICDLCGKTFKSNVTLKSHRLSHSNEGKRFQCSACEFTSVSKPSLLRHMEQHTDFKPFRCAHCQYACNIAGPLKRHYKKKHPDQKYENAGPGLTDPEVLKQQGGLKCPECEFVYGTKWELNRHLKNKHGLKVVESTWEVGEMVEAQYVSMEDEEQLTEAHVAALQDNEAVNILQQITEFSTETHNAVTSMVAMAPGTVAVVEQLQVADEKEVCGNQLMVVNAEGELDGNQLMVVDDGHGLEALTVLTQGDNTHHYIVYVQEQTVEIN; encoded by the exons ATGATGGACGGAAACCAAGCAG GTGGAACCTTGTTTATGTGTCGACTCTGCAACCTCTTTTCACCCAGTCAGTCACTTCTGCTGGCTCATTGCAGCCAGGAGCATCCTCAACAAGAGCCCGTTGAGGACATCATTGTTGCTCTCCAACCTCTTTTAGGGGAGTCTTTTGAGTCACCCGCTGCAG ccAATCCAGTAAAGCGAAAACGAGGTAGACCAAAAGGCTCCACCAAGAAAATATGCACTGAACACACAGAAGAGAAAGATGCCATCTCCTTCCTAGGAGAGAAAAATCCAATTCAATATCCAGAAGATGGAGTGG GTGATGCCACACCATTGGGGCTGGAATGTCGGTCTTGTCATCGTCAATTTAGCAGCAGAAGACAGATCCTCAAACACATTTGCTTAAATGCAAGGGAGctagaagatgaagaaaattcTATTTCAGATGACGAAGAAGAGAACTGCAAAAATTTTGACTCGGATGGCCATAAAGACAGTTTCCAAAACTGTAAAGGTCCTGGAGATTTTGGACAACGGC GGGCAGGAAAATTCAGGGCCTCAAGGAAAACCAAGAAGAGTGGGTTGGCTTCTGATATCCACAGCTCTCAAGTAAATGGACTCGGAAGCAAGAAGACCGTCATTAATGTTGTTCTAACAGAGGAGGAAACCCTTCCAG GTGTTTCAAAAATGATTCCTGTGGAGGATATTTCAGCTGAATGTGTTAACATCCAAGCTCAATCTCAG ACTGAAGTGTTTCAGAGTCAGTCAGACCTCTTACCTGCTGAATCTGCATCTTGTGGTGAGGATCCCAAAACAGACCAGGAGCAAAG TTCCACAACCAATGCCGTAACCACAACATCTCCTGCAAGAAGAGGCTTTCAGGAATATTGCATAAAGCAAGATGCAGCCAA CTCACTTCAGGGCCGGCTGAAGATTTTCACGTGTGAGTTCTGCAACAAGATTTTCAAGTTCAGACACTCACTGACCTCCCATCTCAGGATGCATACGCAGGAGAAGCCGTTTCAGTGTCCACATTGCGACTACGCATCAGCTATTAAAG caaaCCTGAATGTTCACCTAAGGAAGCACACTGGAGAGAAGTTCAGTTGTCAGCACTGCTCTTTTACCTGCCTCAGCCCAGGACATCTCAAG GTGCACATCGAGCGAGTTCACATGAAGGTGAAGCAGCACTGCAGCTTTTGTCACAAAAAGTACTCAGATGTAAAGAACTTACTGAAGCACATCATGAAACGTCACAGCCTCAAAGATCCTGCCGTCTACCAGAGCTACCAAAAACTGAA ACTCAAGACTCGCCAAGGCCTCCGAGAGCTCCTCTACCGCTGCCCCACCTGTAATAGGTGCTTCAAAAACCAGCTGGAGCGGGACCGCCACCTTCTGGTCCATGGCTCTCAGCGTCCTTTTGTGTGCCTGTTGTGCGACCACACAGCAACCAAGATGGCAACACTCAGTGCTCACGTGAAAAAGCACCCCTTCTTGTATGTGTGCAGTGTATGTGATGGGAAATTCGTCAGCTCCCATAAGCTGAAGAGCCATCTGACTGAGTGTCACTCAGAACTGGACCAGGAGCAGGTCTTCACCGAGTGCATCAACAGCAGCTTCGACATGCTGCAGCCTGGGGGCGATGTGTTTGCAGACGATAATAGGGAAGACACAGAGGACGGTGTGAAGGAAGTCACAATGGAAATGGGGAGTCAATACTCTTTGGATGAAGGGGTTGTGGATgacaaatctcaggatgaaagtaCAGGAGACACCCCAAATCCGTCCCAAGCGGAGGGAGACAGTGTGAGTTCTGATTGGTCAGTGGAGAAGCCTAGTGAAGAGCCGCCAGGCAACGGCCTCGAGGAGAACTCGCAAAACCTGACACCGTATCAGACTCAAGAAGACACACAGCATGTCCCGGACGCTTCGACAGGTCCATCATCAGGATTAACTAACTTGTCAGAAGGAAATGGTTCTACAACATCAGGGAGTGAATGCCAAGCTGCACCTGTTGAAAAG GTGTCTACAGAAGAACCGCAGCATTTCAGTGCCTTTGAGCAAGTTCTGTCGTCACTACAGAAGACTCCTCTCGACATGGAGCGGTACCGGCAGCTGAGGAAGATCTATGGAGAACTTGAATGTCAATATTGTG GTAAACTGTTTTGGTACAAAGTCCACTACAACACtcatgtgcgcacacacaccaaGGAACACCTGCACTACTGTTCCAGCTGCAGCTACTCCTCCATCACCAAAAGCTCTTTGAAGCGACATCAGGTCCAGAAGCACAGCGGCCTCCTCCTGACGTGCTCTCACCACGACTGTAAATACACAACGCCTGATAAATACAAACTGCAGGCTCATCTGAAGACGCACCAGGAACAG CAGGGGGAGTGTGTGACCTGTCCTGTCTGCCAACACAGGCTTCCAGAGCACCGGCTGAAACAGCACATCAGAGTAGCTCACCCAG atAAAGTCTCCGGCAAAGGCTTGATGGTGAAGCGAGCAGAGAAGTGTCCTTACTGTGACTCCTACTTCTTAAAAAACAGCAGTGAGTTCCAGCAGCACATATGGGCCCACCAAG GTCTGAAACCCTTCGCCTGCAGCCAATGCGACTACACCGGCCGCAGCAGAAGCAACTTGAAAACTCACATGAACCGACACAACAAGGAGCGGTGCCACATCTGCGACCTGTGCGGCAAAACTTTCAAATCGAACGTGACCCTGAAGAGTCACAGACTGAGTCACAGCAACGAAG GAAAGCGGTTCCAGTGCTCCGCTTGTGAGTTCACCTCAGTTTCCAAACCGtctttgctcagacacatggagCAACATACAGACTTCAAG CCTTTCCGTTGTGCACATTGTCAGTATGCCTGCAACATTGCCGGCCCACTGAAGCGACACTACAAGAAAAAACACCCAGATCAGAAGTATGAAAATGCCGGCCCAGGATTGACTGATCCAGAAGTTCTGAAACAACAAG gtGGTTTGAAATGCCCTGAGTGTGAATTTGTTTATGGCAccaagtgggagttgaacaggCACCTCAAGAATAAGCATGGTCTCAAAGTAGTGGAAAGCACCTGGGAG GTGGGAGAGATGGTGGAGGCGCAGTATGTATCTATGGAGGACGAAGAGCAGCTAACAGAAGCACATGTAGCAGCCTTGCAGGATAACG AGGCAGTAAATATTCTGCAGCAAATCACAGAGTTTAGTACAGAGACCCACAACGCTGTCACCTCCATGGTCGCCATGGCTCCTGGAACTGTTGCTGTCGTGGAACAG ctccaGGTGGCTGATGAGAAGGAAGTCTGTGGCAACCAGCTGATGGTGGTAAACGCTGAGGGGGAGCTGGATGGTAACCAGCTAATGGTGGTGGACGATGGTCACGGACTGGAGGCCCTGACAGTCCTCACTCAGGGAGACAACACCCACCACTACATTGTCTATGTTCAGGAGCAAACGGTGGAAATAAACTAA
- the LOC128771570 gene encoding zinc finger protein ZFAT-like isoform X1, translating into MMDGNQAGGTLFMCRLCNLFSPSQSLLLAHCSQEHPQQEPVEDIIVALQPLLGESFESPAAANPVKRKRGRPKGSTKKICTEHTEEKDAISFLGEKNPIQYPEDGVGDATPLGLECRSCHRQFSSRRQILKHICLNARELEDEENSISDDEEENCKNFDSDGHKDSFQNCKGPGDFGQRRAGKFRASRKTKKSGLASDIHSSQVNGLGSKKTVINVVLTEEETLPAGVSKMIPVEDISAECVNIQAQSQTEVFQSQSDLLPAESASCGEDPKTDQEQSSTTNAVTTTSPARRGFQEYCIKQDAANSLQGRLKIFTCEFCNKIFKFRHSLTSHLRMHTQEKPFQCPHCDYASAIKANLNVHLRKHTGEKFSCQHCSFTCLSPGHLKVHIERVHMKVKQHCSFCHKKYSDVKNLLKHIMKRHSLKDPAVYQSYQKLKLKTRQGLRELLYRCPTCNRCFKNQLERDRHLLVHGSQRPFVCLLCDHTATKMATLSAHVKKHPFLYVCSVCDGKFVSSHKLKSHLTECHSELDQEQVFTECINSSFDMLQPGGDVFADDNREDTEDGVKEVTMEMGSQYSLDEGVVDDKSQDESTGDTPNPSQAEGDSVSSDWSVEKPSEEPPGNGLEENSQNLTPYQTQEDTQHVPDASTGPSSGLTNLSEGNGSTTSGSECQAAPVEKVSTEEPQHFSAFEQVLSSLQKTPLDMERYRQLRKIYGELECQYCGKLFWYKVHYNTHVRTHTKEHLHYCSSCSYSSITKSSLKRHQVQKHSGLLLTCSHHDCKYTTPDKYKLQAHLKTHQEQQGECVTCPVCQHRLPEHRLKQHIRVAHPDKVSGKGLMVKRAEKCPYCDSYFLKNSSEFQQHIWAHQGLKPFACSQCDYTGRSRSNLKTHMNRHNKERCHICDLCGKTFKSNVTLKSHRLSHSNEGKRFQCSACEFTSVSKPSLLRHMEQHTDFKPFRCAHCQYACNIAGPLKRHYKKKHPDQKYENAGPGLTDPEVLKQQGGLKCPECEFVYGTKWELNRHLKNKHGLKVVESTWEVGEMVEAQYVSMEDEEQLTEAHVAALQDNEAVNILQQITEFSTETHNAVTSMVAMAPGTVAVVEQLQVADEKEVCGNQLMVVNAEGELDGNQLMVVDDGHGLEALTVLTQGDNTHHYIVYVQEQTVEIN; encoded by the exons ATGATGGACGGAAACCAAGCAG GTGGAACCTTGTTTATGTGTCGACTCTGCAACCTCTTTTCACCCAGTCAGTCACTTCTGCTGGCTCATTGCAGCCAGGAGCATCCTCAACAAGAGCCCGTTGAGGACATCATTGTTGCTCTCCAACCTCTTTTAGGGGAGTCTTTTGAGTCACCCGCTGCAG ccAATCCAGTAAAGCGAAAACGAGGTAGACCAAAAGGCTCCACCAAGAAAATATGCACTGAACACACAGAAGAGAAAGATGCCATCTCCTTCCTAGGAGAGAAAAATCCAATTCAATATCCAGAAGATGGAGTGG GTGATGCCACACCATTGGGGCTGGAATGTCGGTCTTGTCATCGTCAATTTAGCAGCAGAAGACAGATCCTCAAACACATTTGCTTAAATGCAAGGGAGctagaagatgaagaaaattcTATTTCAGATGACGAAGAAGAGAACTGCAAAAATTTTGACTCGGATGGCCATAAAGACAGTTTCCAAAACTGTAAAGGTCCTGGAGATTTTGGACAACGGC GGGCAGGAAAATTCAGGGCCTCAAGGAAAACCAAGAAGAGTGGGTTGGCTTCTGATATCCACAGCTCTCAAGTAAATGGACTCGGAAGCAAGAAGACCGTCATTAATGTTGTTCTAACAGAGGAGGAAACCCTTCCAG CAGGTGTTTCAAAAATGATTCCTGTGGAGGATATTTCAGCTGAATGTGTTAACATCCAAGCTCAATCTCAG ACTGAAGTGTTTCAGAGTCAGTCAGACCTCTTACCTGCTGAATCTGCATCTTGTGGTGAGGATCCCAAAACAGACCAGGAGCAAAG TTCCACAACCAATGCCGTAACCACAACATCTCCTGCAAGAAGAGGCTTTCAGGAATATTGCATAAAGCAAGATGCAGCCAA CTCACTTCAGGGCCGGCTGAAGATTTTCACGTGTGAGTTCTGCAACAAGATTTTCAAGTTCAGACACTCACTGACCTCCCATCTCAGGATGCATACGCAGGAGAAGCCGTTTCAGTGTCCACATTGCGACTACGCATCAGCTATTAAAG caaaCCTGAATGTTCACCTAAGGAAGCACACTGGAGAGAAGTTCAGTTGTCAGCACTGCTCTTTTACCTGCCTCAGCCCAGGACATCTCAAG GTGCACATCGAGCGAGTTCACATGAAGGTGAAGCAGCACTGCAGCTTTTGTCACAAAAAGTACTCAGATGTAAAGAACTTACTGAAGCACATCATGAAACGTCACAGCCTCAAAGATCCTGCCGTCTACCAGAGCTACCAAAAACTGAA ACTCAAGACTCGCCAAGGCCTCCGAGAGCTCCTCTACCGCTGCCCCACCTGTAATAGGTGCTTCAAAAACCAGCTGGAGCGGGACCGCCACCTTCTGGTCCATGGCTCTCAGCGTCCTTTTGTGTGCCTGTTGTGCGACCACACAGCAACCAAGATGGCAACACTCAGTGCTCACGTGAAAAAGCACCCCTTCTTGTATGTGTGCAGTGTATGTGATGGGAAATTCGTCAGCTCCCATAAGCTGAAGAGCCATCTGACTGAGTGTCACTCAGAACTGGACCAGGAGCAGGTCTTCACCGAGTGCATCAACAGCAGCTTCGACATGCTGCAGCCTGGGGGCGATGTGTTTGCAGACGATAATAGGGAAGACACAGAGGACGGTGTGAAGGAAGTCACAATGGAAATGGGGAGTCAATACTCTTTGGATGAAGGGGTTGTGGATgacaaatctcaggatgaaagtaCAGGAGACACCCCAAATCCGTCCCAAGCGGAGGGAGACAGTGTGAGTTCTGATTGGTCAGTGGAGAAGCCTAGTGAAGAGCCGCCAGGCAACGGCCTCGAGGAGAACTCGCAAAACCTGACACCGTATCAGACTCAAGAAGACACACAGCATGTCCCGGACGCTTCGACAGGTCCATCATCAGGATTAACTAACTTGTCAGAAGGAAATGGTTCTACAACATCAGGGAGTGAATGCCAAGCTGCACCTGTTGAAAAG GTGTCTACAGAAGAACCGCAGCATTTCAGTGCCTTTGAGCAAGTTCTGTCGTCACTACAGAAGACTCCTCTCGACATGGAGCGGTACCGGCAGCTGAGGAAGATCTATGGAGAACTTGAATGTCAATATTGTG GTAAACTGTTTTGGTACAAAGTCCACTACAACACtcatgtgcgcacacacaccaaGGAACACCTGCACTACTGTTCCAGCTGCAGCTACTCCTCCATCACCAAAAGCTCTTTGAAGCGACATCAGGTCCAGAAGCACAGCGGCCTCCTCCTGACGTGCTCTCACCACGACTGTAAATACACAACGCCTGATAAATACAAACTGCAGGCTCATCTGAAGACGCACCAGGAACAG CAGGGGGAGTGTGTGACCTGTCCTGTCTGCCAACACAGGCTTCCAGAGCACCGGCTGAAACAGCACATCAGAGTAGCTCACCCAG atAAAGTCTCCGGCAAAGGCTTGATGGTGAAGCGAGCAGAGAAGTGTCCTTACTGTGACTCCTACTTCTTAAAAAACAGCAGTGAGTTCCAGCAGCACATATGGGCCCACCAAG GTCTGAAACCCTTCGCCTGCAGCCAATGCGACTACACCGGCCGCAGCAGAAGCAACTTGAAAACTCACATGAACCGACACAACAAGGAGCGGTGCCACATCTGCGACCTGTGCGGCAAAACTTTCAAATCGAACGTGACCCTGAAGAGTCACAGACTGAGTCACAGCAACGAAG GAAAGCGGTTCCAGTGCTCCGCTTGTGAGTTCACCTCAGTTTCCAAACCGtctttgctcagacacatggagCAACATACAGACTTCAAG CCTTTCCGTTGTGCACATTGTCAGTATGCCTGCAACATTGCCGGCCCACTGAAGCGACACTACAAGAAAAAACACCCAGATCAGAAGTATGAAAATGCCGGCCCAGGATTGACTGATCCAGAAGTTCTGAAACAACAAG gtGGTTTGAAATGCCCTGAGTGTGAATTTGTTTATGGCAccaagtgggagttgaacaggCACCTCAAGAATAAGCATGGTCTCAAAGTAGTGGAAAGCACCTGGGAG GTGGGAGAGATGGTGGAGGCGCAGTATGTATCTATGGAGGACGAAGAGCAGCTAACAGAAGCACATGTAGCAGCCTTGCAGGATAACG AGGCAGTAAATATTCTGCAGCAAATCACAGAGTTTAGTACAGAGACCCACAACGCTGTCACCTCCATGGTCGCCATGGCTCCTGGAACTGTTGCTGTCGTGGAACAG ctccaGGTGGCTGATGAGAAGGAAGTCTGTGGCAACCAGCTGATGGTGGTAAACGCTGAGGGGGAGCTGGATGGTAACCAGCTAATGGTGGTGGACGATGGTCACGGACTGGAGGCCCTGACAGTCCTCACTCAGGGAGACAACACCCACCACTACATTGTCTATGTTCAGGAGCAAACGGTGGAAATAAACTAA
- the LOC128771570 gene encoding zinc finger protein ZFAT-like isoform X3, with protein sequence MCRLCNLFSPSQSLLLAHCSQEHPQQEPVEDIIVALQPLLGESFESPAAANPVKRKRGRPKGSTKKICTEHTEEKDAISFLGEKNPIQYPEDGVGDATPLGLECRSCHRQFSSRRQILKHICLNARELEDEENSISDDEEENCKNFDSDGHKDSFQNCKGPGDFGQRRAGKFRASRKTKKSGLASDIHSSQVNGLGSKKTVINVVLTEEETLPAGVSKMIPVEDISAECVNIQAQSQTEVFQSQSDLLPAESASCGEDPKTDQEQSSTTNAVTTTSPARRGFQEYCIKQDAANSLQGRLKIFTCEFCNKIFKFRHSLTSHLRMHTQEKPFQCPHCDYASAIKANLNVHLRKHTGEKFSCQHCSFTCLSPGHLKVHIERVHMKVKQHCSFCHKKYSDVKNLLKHIMKRHSLKDPAVYQSYQKLKLKTRQGLRELLYRCPTCNRCFKNQLERDRHLLVHGSQRPFVCLLCDHTATKMATLSAHVKKHPFLYVCSVCDGKFVSSHKLKSHLTECHSELDQEQVFTECINSSFDMLQPGGDVFADDNREDTEDGVKEVTMEMGSQYSLDEGVVDDKSQDESTGDTPNPSQAEGDSVSSDWSVEKPSEEPPGNGLEENSQNLTPYQTQEDTQHVPDASTGPSSGLTNLSEGNGSTTSGSECQAAPVEKVSTEEPQHFSAFEQVLSSLQKTPLDMERYRQLRKIYGELECQYCGKLFWYKVHYNTHVRTHTKEHLHYCSSCSYSSITKSSLKRHQVQKHSGLLLTCSHHDCKYTTPDKYKLQAHLKTHQEQQGECVTCPVCQHRLPEHRLKQHIRVAHPDKVSGKGLMVKRAEKCPYCDSYFLKNSSEFQQHIWAHQGLKPFACSQCDYTGRSRSNLKTHMNRHNKERCHICDLCGKTFKSNVTLKSHRLSHSNEGKRFQCSACEFTSVSKPSLLRHMEQHTDFKPFRCAHCQYACNIAGPLKRHYKKKHPDQKYENAGPGLTDPEVLKQQGGLKCPECEFVYGTKWELNRHLKNKHGLKVVESTWEVGEMVEAQYVSMEDEEQLTEAHVAALQDNEAVNILQQITEFSTETHNAVTSMVAMAPGTVAVVEQLQVADEKEVCGNQLMVVNAEGELDGNQLMVVDDGHGLEALTVLTQGDNTHHYIVYVQEQTVEIN encoded by the exons ATGTGTCGACTCTGCAACCTCTTTTCACCCAGTCAGTCACTTCTGCTGGCTCATTGCAGCCAGGAGCATCCTCAACAAGAGCCCGTTGAGGACATCATTGTTGCTCTCCAACCTCTTTTAGGGGAGTCTTTTGAGTCACCCGCTGCAG ccAATCCAGTAAAGCGAAAACGAGGTAGACCAAAAGGCTCCACCAAGAAAATATGCACTGAACACACAGAAGAGAAAGATGCCATCTCCTTCCTAGGAGAGAAAAATCCAATTCAATATCCAGAAGATGGAGTGG GTGATGCCACACCATTGGGGCTGGAATGTCGGTCTTGTCATCGTCAATTTAGCAGCAGAAGACAGATCCTCAAACACATTTGCTTAAATGCAAGGGAGctagaagatgaagaaaattcTATTTCAGATGACGAAGAAGAGAACTGCAAAAATTTTGACTCGGATGGCCATAAAGACAGTTTCCAAAACTGTAAAGGTCCTGGAGATTTTGGACAACGGC GGGCAGGAAAATTCAGGGCCTCAAGGAAAACCAAGAAGAGTGGGTTGGCTTCTGATATCCACAGCTCTCAAGTAAATGGACTCGGAAGCAAGAAGACCGTCATTAATGTTGTTCTAACAGAGGAGGAAACCCTTCCAG CAGGTGTTTCAAAAATGATTCCTGTGGAGGATATTTCAGCTGAATGTGTTAACATCCAAGCTCAATCTCAG ACTGAAGTGTTTCAGAGTCAGTCAGACCTCTTACCTGCTGAATCTGCATCTTGTGGTGAGGATCCCAAAACAGACCAGGAGCAAAG TTCCACAACCAATGCCGTAACCACAACATCTCCTGCAAGAAGAGGCTTTCAGGAATATTGCATAAAGCAAGATGCAGCCAA CTCACTTCAGGGCCGGCTGAAGATTTTCACGTGTGAGTTCTGCAACAAGATTTTCAAGTTCAGACACTCACTGACCTCCCATCTCAGGATGCATACGCAGGAGAAGCCGTTTCAGTGTCCACATTGCGACTACGCATCAGCTATTAAAG caaaCCTGAATGTTCACCTAAGGAAGCACACTGGAGAGAAGTTCAGTTGTCAGCACTGCTCTTTTACCTGCCTCAGCCCAGGACATCTCAAG GTGCACATCGAGCGAGTTCACATGAAGGTGAAGCAGCACTGCAGCTTTTGTCACAAAAAGTACTCAGATGTAAAGAACTTACTGAAGCACATCATGAAACGTCACAGCCTCAAAGATCCTGCCGTCTACCAGAGCTACCAAAAACTGAA ACTCAAGACTCGCCAAGGCCTCCGAGAGCTCCTCTACCGCTGCCCCACCTGTAATAGGTGCTTCAAAAACCAGCTGGAGCGGGACCGCCACCTTCTGGTCCATGGCTCTCAGCGTCCTTTTGTGTGCCTGTTGTGCGACCACACAGCAACCAAGATGGCAACACTCAGTGCTCACGTGAAAAAGCACCCCTTCTTGTATGTGTGCAGTGTATGTGATGGGAAATTCGTCAGCTCCCATAAGCTGAAGAGCCATCTGACTGAGTGTCACTCAGAACTGGACCAGGAGCAGGTCTTCACCGAGTGCATCAACAGCAGCTTCGACATGCTGCAGCCTGGGGGCGATGTGTTTGCAGACGATAATAGGGAAGACACAGAGGACGGTGTGAAGGAAGTCACAATGGAAATGGGGAGTCAATACTCTTTGGATGAAGGGGTTGTGGATgacaaatctcaggatgaaagtaCAGGAGACACCCCAAATCCGTCCCAAGCGGAGGGAGACAGTGTGAGTTCTGATTGGTCAGTGGAGAAGCCTAGTGAAGAGCCGCCAGGCAACGGCCTCGAGGAGAACTCGCAAAACCTGACACCGTATCAGACTCAAGAAGACACACAGCATGTCCCGGACGCTTCGACAGGTCCATCATCAGGATTAACTAACTTGTCAGAAGGAAATGGTTCTACAACATCAGGGAGTGAATGCCAAGCTGCACCTGTTGAAAAG GTGTCTACAGAAGAACCGCAGCATTTCAGTGCCTTTGAGCAAGTTCTGTCGTCACTACAGAAGACTCCTCTCGACATGGAGCGGTACCGGCAGCTGAGGAAGATCTATGGAGAACTTGAATGTCAATATTGTG GTAAACTGTTTTGGTACAAAGTCCACTACAACACtcatgtgcgcacacacaccaaGGAACACCTGCACTACTGTTCCAGCTGCAGCTACTCCTCCATCACCAAAAGCTCTTTGAAGCGACATCAGGTCCAGAAGCACAGCGGCCTCCTCCTGACGTGCTCTCACCACGACTGTAAATACACAACGCCTGATAAATACAAACTGCAGGCTCATCTGAAGACGCACCAGGAACAG CAGGGGGAGTGTGTGACCTGTCCTGTCTGCCAACACAGGCTTCCAGAGCACCGGCTGAAACAGCACATCAGAGTAGCTCACCCAG atAAAGTCTCCGGCAAAGGCTTGATGGTGAAGCGAGCAGAGAAGTGTCCTTACTGTGACTCCTACTTCTTAAAAAACAGCAGTGAGTTCCAGCAGCACATATGGGCCCACCAAG GTCTGAAACCCTTCGCCTGCAGCCAATGCGACTACACCGGCCGCAGCAGAAGCAACTTGAAAACTCACATGAACCGACACAACAAGGAGCGGTGCCACATCTGCGACCTGTGCGGCAAAACTTTCAAATCGAACGTGACCCTGAAGAGTCACAGACTGAGTCACAGCAACGAAG GAAAGCGGTTCCAGTGCTCCGCTTGTGAGTTCACCTCAGTTTCCAAACCGtctttgctcagacacatggagCAACATACAGACTTCAAG CCTTTCCGTTGTGCACATTGTCAGTATGCCTGCAACATTGCCGGCCCACTGAAGCGACACTACAAGAAAAAACACCCAGATCAGAAGTATGAAAATGCCGGCCCAGGATTGACTGATCCAGAAGTTCTGAAACAACAAG gtGGTTTGAAATGCCCTGAGTGTGAATTTGTTTATGGCAccaagtgggagttgaacaggCACCTCAAGAATAAGCATGGTCTCAAAGTAGTGGAAAGCACCTGGGAG GTGGGAGAGATGGTGGAGGCGCAGTATGTATCTATGGAGGACGAAGAGCAGCTAACAGAAGCACATGTAGCAGCCTTGCAGGATAACG AGGCAGTAAATATTCTGCAGCAAATCACAGAGTTTAGTACAGAGACCCACAACGCTGTCACCTCCATGGTCGCCATGGCTCCTGGAACTGTTGCTGTCGTGGAACAG ctccaGGTGGCTGATGAGAAGGAAGTCTGTGGCAACCAGCTGATGGTGGTAAACGCTGAGGGGGAGCTGGATGGTAACCAGCTAATGGTGGTGGACGATGGTCACGGACTGGAGGCCCTGACAGTCCTCACTCAGGGAGACAACACCCACCACTACATTGTCTATGTTCAGGAGCAAACGGTGGAAATAAACTAA
- the LOC128772022 gene encoding protein tyrosine phosphatase type IVA 3 produces the protein MNRPAPVELCHKNMRFLITHNPTDSTLSSFIEDLKRYGATTVVRVCDVTYDKSPLEKDGINVVDWPFDDGAPPPSNLVDDWLSLLKKKFQEDPGCCVAVHCVAGLGRAPVLVALALIESGMKYEDAIQLIRQKRRGAINSKQLTYLEKYRSKHRLRFKDSHAHKNKCCTM, from the exons ATGAACCGTCCAGCTCCGGTGGAACTGTGCCACAAGAACATGAGATTCCTCATCACACACAACCCCACAGACAGCACGCTCAGTTCCTTCATCGAG GACCTGAAGCGATACGGAGCCACCACAGTCGTCCGGGTTTGTGACGTCACCTACGACAAGTCGCCACTGGAGAAAGACGGCATCAACGTGGTG GACTGGCCCTTCGACGACGGAGCGCCACCCCCTAGCAATCTGGTAGATGACTGGTTGAGTCTGTTGAAGAAGAAGTTTCAAGAGGATCCAGGATGCTGCGTGGCTGTTCACTGTGTGGCCGGACTCGGAAG GGCTCCCGTGCTTGTTGCCCTCGCTCTGATCGAGAGTGGGATGAAGTATGAGGATGCCATTCAACTCATCAGACA GAAGCGTCGCGGAGccatcaacagcaaacagcTGACTTACCTGGAGAAATATCGATCCAAGCATCGACTTCGCTTCAAGGACTCTCACGCTCACAAGAATAAATGCTGCACCATGTGA